A single Sylvia atricapilla isolate bSylAtr1 chromosome 29, bSylAtr1.pri, whole genome shotgun sequence DNA region contains:
- the ARF3 gene encoding ADP-ribosylation factor 3: protein MGNIFGNLLKSLIGKKEMRILMVGLDAAGKTTILYKLKLGEIVTTIPTIGFNVETVEYKNISFTVWDVGGQDKIRPLWRHYFQNTQGLIFVVDSNDRERVNEAREELMRMLAEDELRDAVLLVFANKQDLPNAMNAAEITDKLGLHSLRHRNWYIQATCATSGDGLYEGLDWLANQLKNKK, encoded by the exons ATGGGCAACATCTTCGGGAACCTGCTGAAGAGCCTCATTGGGAAGAAGGAGATGCGGATCCTGATGGTGGGGCTGGACGCTGCTGGGAAGACCACCATCCTCTACAAGCTCAAACTGGGGGAGATTGTCACCACCATCCCCACCATCG GCTTCAACGTTGAGACAGTGGAGTACAAGAACATCAGCTTCACCGTGTGGGATGTGGGTGGGCAGGACAAGATCCGGCCCCTCTGGAGGCATTACTTTCAAAACACCCAGG ggctgatcTTTGTGGTGGACAGCAACGACCGGGAGCGGGTGAACGAGGCGCGGGAGGAGCTGATGCGGATGCTGGCGGAGGATGAGCTGCGGGACGCCGTCCTCCTGGTCTTCGCCAACAAGCAG GACCTGCCCAATGCCATGAACGCAGCGGAGATCACGGACAAGCTGGGGCTGCACTCCCTGCGCCACCGTAACTGGTACATCCAGGCCACCTGTGCCACCAGCGGGGATGGGCTCTACGAGGGCCTCGACTGGCTCGCCAATCAGCTCAAGAACAAGAAGTGA
- the RND1 gene encoding rho-related GTP-binding protein Rho6 isoform X2, whose protein sequence is MRERRPAPAAPARCKLVLVGDVQCGKTAMLQVLAKDCYPETYVPTVFENYTACLASEEQRVELSLWDTSGSPYYDNVRPLCYSDSDAVLLCFDVSRPETLDSATKKGCAAARQLGAEGYLECSAFTSEKSVHSIFRTVSGICLSKAPPQPPRSPPRSLSKRLLHLPSRSELISSTFKKEKAKSCSVM, encoded by the exons ATGCGGGAGCGGAGGCCAGCACCGGCCGCTCCGGCCCGGTGCAAGCTGGTGCTGGTGGGCGACGTGCAGTGCGGCAAGACGGCCATGCTGCAGGTGCTGGCCAAGGATTGCTATCCCGAG ACGTACGTGCCCACCGTGTTTGAGAACTACACGGCGTGTCTGGCCAGCGAGGAGCAGCGGGTGGAACTGAGCCTTTGGGACACCTCCG GCTCTCCCTACTATGACAACGTGCGTCCCCTGTGCTACAGCGACTCGGACGCCGTCCTGCTCTGCTTCGACGTCAGCCGCCCCGAGACCCTGGACAGTGCAACCAAGAAG ggctgtgcgGCCGCCAGGCAGCTGGGAGCCGAGGGATACCTGGAATGCTCAGCCTTCACCTCGGAAAAGAGCGTCCACAGCATCTTCCGGACCGTGTCCGGCATCTGTCTCAGCAAAGcccccccgcagcccccccgCAGCCCTCCCCGCAGCCTCTCCAAGAGACTCCTGCACCTCCCCAGCCGCTCGGAGCTCATCTCCTCCAccttcaagaaggaaaaagcaaaaagctgctCCGTCATGTGA
- the CCDC65 gene encoding LOW QUALITY PROTEIN: dynein regulatory complex subunit 2 (The sequence of the model RefSeq protein was modified relative to this genomic sequence to represent the inferred CDS: substituted 1 base at 1 genomic stop codon): MAGSRFTAPTAAEAELLLLQKQALVEEEAAKAKRELLTHFLQEKLSREEQSSKWGLHKVRTAWRSAQRKAKDQELRQDIEILSQTFTRVIDCKDGVIEALVRELEEAEEQQNQALRSHLHLTDQLLHLQRCRLGYLERGFDAQVDALKAEFEAERKTILEQQEWESCCLQDMALATEQDHAKNDHEAVLNFQSARDDIKNKCWQEQEYSRLQLVARLEKLWDQIQKARQSYAQATEKKKVEFEALKKKCEKSSWDIDAQAKKLQNLQEMVTTIKGQIAAHLQESERQNQRIREDKEHALQKLQKLRAQSSQARATAHTHLVTLTCQCSATLKVLQQLVEKAQRILRLAEMCRRLETEEEKVLPFYPSSLAEWEQQNARRVLEEPPTEPLALALQDYVGLEQFWKRFNKAKLEEKALEQARAALADRNQNLRGLLQQYLAGVAINQKMPXDPQPLLAAKQKLHPQK; the protein is encoded by the exons ATGGCGGGTTCCCGTTTCACTGCCCCCACGGCAGCCGAGgccgagctgctgctgctgcagaaacaaGCGCTGGTTGAGGAGGAGGCGGCCAAAGCCAAACGGGAACTGCTCACTCACTTCCTGCAG GAGAAATTATCCcgtgaggagcagagcagcaagtGGGGTCTCCACAAGGTCCGCACGGCCTGGCGCTCGGCCCAGCGCAAGGCCAAGGACCAAGAGCTGCGCCAGGACATCGAGATCCTCAGTCAGACCTTCACACGGGTCATAGACTGCAAGGATGGCGTCATTgag GCGCTGGtcagggagctggaggaagcagaggagcagcagaaccagGCCCTGCGCAGCCACCTGCACCTCACTGACCAACTGCTGCACCTCCAGCGCTGCCGCCTGGGCTACCTGGAGCGGGGCTTTGATGCCCAGGTGGACGCCCTGAAGGCCGAGTTTGAAGCTGAGAG AAAGACCATTCTGGAGCAGCAAGAatgggaaagctgctgcctgcaggacaTGGCGCTGGCCACGGAGCAGGATCACGCCAAGAATGACCACGAGGCCGTGCTGAACTTCCAGAGTGCCCGAGATGACATCAAAAACAAG tgctggcaggagcaggagtaCAGCCGCCTGCAGCTCGtggccaggctggagaagctgtgggACCAGATCCAGAAGGCCCGGCAGAGCTATGCCCAGGCCACAGAGAAGAAGAAGGTGGAGTTCGAGGCACTGAAGAAGAAGTGTGAGAAGAGTTCCTGGGATATTGATGCACAGGCGAAGAAGCTGCAGAACCTCCAG GAGATGGTCACAACCATTAAGGGCCAGATCGCGGCTCACCTGCAGGAGAGCGAGAGGCAGAACCAGCGCATACGGGAGGATAAGGAACACGCCCTGCAGAAGCTCCAGAAGCTCcgggctcagagcagccaggccagggccaCAGCTCACACCCACCTGGTCACGCTCACCTGCCAGTGCAGTGCCACTCTCAAGGTGCTGCAGCAGTTGGTGGAGAAG GCCCAGCGCATCCTGCGCCTGGCTGAGATGTGCCGCAGGCTGGagacagaggaggagaaggtgctgcCCTTCTACCCCTCCTCACTGGCCGAGTGGGAGCAGCAAAATGCCCGCAGGGTCCTGGAGGAGCCCCCCACTGAGCCCCTGGCACTG GCCTTGCAGGACTACGTGGGGCTGGAGCAGTTCTGGAAGAGGTTCAACAAGGCgaagctggaggagaaggcGCTGGAGCAGGCGCGGGCAGCCCTGGCAGACAGGAACCAGAACCTTCgtgggctgctccagcagtaTCTGGCAGGGGTTGCAATCAACCAGAAGATGCCTTGAGACCCCCAACCCCTCCTCGCTGCCAAGCAAAAGCTGCATCCCCAAAAATGA
- the FKBP11 gene encoding peptidyl-prolyl cis-trans isomerase FKBP11 → MPFPAALLFLALLLPPLPLSRAAESESETGARELRLETIVPPPEGCTELSAPGDTVHIHYTGTLEDGRIIDSSLSRDPLQVELGKRQVIPGLEQSLLDMCVGEKRRAIIPPHLAYGKRGSPPTIPGDAVLRFEVELVGLSRASYWQKVVNEVVPLLCLGLVPALLGLIGFHLYRKASSPKLSKKKQKEEKRNKAKKK, encoded by the exons ATGCCGTTCCCCGCCGCGCTGCtgttcctggcactgctgctgccgccgctgccgctcTCCCGCGCCGCCGAGAGCGAAAGCGAAACGGGAGCCCGGGAGCTACGGCTGGAAACGATC GTGCCCCCGCCCGAGGGCTGCACGGAGCTGTCGGCGCCGGGGGACACGGTGCACATCCACTACACG GGCACCCTGGAGGATGGCCGGATCATCGACTCCTCACTGAGCCGGGACCCCCTCCAGGTGGAGCTGGGCAAACGCCAAGTCATTCCCG GTCTGGAGCAGAGTCTGCTGGACATGTGTGTAGG GGAGAAGCGCAGAGCCATCATTCCCCCTCACTTAGCCTACGGCAAGCGGGGCTCTCCCCCCACCATCCCAG GTGACGCGGTGCTGCGGTTCGAGGTGGAGCTGGTGGGGTTGTCCCGGGCCAGTTACTGGCAGAAGGTGGTGAACGAGGTGGTGccactgctgtgcctggggctggtgccggcactgctggggctcatTGGCTTCCACCTGTACCGCAAGGCCAGCAGCCCCAAGCTCtccaagaaaaaacagaaggaggagaagaggaacaaagccaaaaagaaataa
- the RND1 gene encoding rho-related GTP-binding protein Rho6 isoform X1: MRERRPAPAAPARCKLVLVGDVQCGKTAMLQVLAKDCYPETYVPTVFENYTACLASEEQRVELSLWDTSGSPYYDNVRPLCYSDSDAVLLCFDVSRPETLDSATKKWKTEILDYCPNTRVLLIGCKTDLRTDLSTLLELSHQKQAPISYEQGCAAARQLGAEGYLECSAFTSEKSVHSIFRTVSGICLSKAPPQPPRSPPRSLSKRLLHLPSRSELISSTFKKEKAKSCSVM, encoded by the exons ATGCGGGAGCGGAGGCCAGCACCGGCCGCTCCGGCCCGGTGCAAGCTGGTGCTGGTGGGCGACGTGCAGTGCGGCAAGACGGCCATGCTGCAGGTGCTGGCCAAGGATTGCTATCCCGAG ACGTACGTGCCCACCGTGTTTGAGAACTACACGGCGTGTCTGGCCAGCGAGGAGCAGCGGGTGGAACTGAGCCTTTGGGACACCTCCG GCTCTCCCTACTATGACAACGTGCGTCCCCTGTGCTACAGCGACTCGGACGCCGTCCTGCTCTGCTTCGACGTCAGCCGCCCCGAGACCCTGGACAGTGCAACCAAGAAG TGGAAGACAGAAATCCTGGATTATTGCCCCAACACACGGGTGCTGCTCATCGGGTGCAAGACGGACCTTCGGACAGACCTGAgcaccctcctggagctctcgCACCAGAAACAGGCACCCATCTCCTACGAGCAG ggctgtgcgGCCGCCAGGCAGCTGGGAGCCGAGGGATACCTGGAATGCTCAGCCTTCACCTCGGAAAAGAGCGTCCACAGCATCTTCCGGACCGTGTCCGGCATCTGTCTCAGCAAAGcccccccgcagcccccccgCAGCCCTCCCCGCAGCCTCTCCAAGAGACTCCTGCACCTCCCCAGCCGCTCGGAGCTCATCTCCTCCAccttcaagaaggaaaaagcaaaaagctgctCCGTCATGTGA
- the WNT1 gene encoding proto-oncogene Wnt-1, which produces MRAAALGLALRALWALALSSLSNTLAVNNSGRWWGIINVASSTNLLTDSKNVQLVLDPSLQLLSRKQRKLIRQNPGILHSVSSGLQTAIKECKWQFRNRRWNCPTSQGPNIFGKIVNRGCRETAFIFAITSAGVTHSVARSCSEGSIESCTCDYRRRGPGGPDWHWGGCSDNIDFGRLFGREFVDSSEKGRDLRFLMNLHNNEAGRMTVFSEMRQECKCHGMSGSCTVRTCWMRLPTFRAVGDVLKDRFDGASRVIYGNKGSNRASRVELHHLEPENPAHKPPSPHDLVYFEKSPNFCTYSGKTGTAGTAGRFCNSSSPGLDGCELLCCGRGYRTRTQRVTERCNCTFHWCCHVSCLNCTNTQVLHECL; this is translated from the exons ATGCGCGCCGCCGCGCTGGGGCTGGCGCTCCGGGCACTCTGGGCTCTggccctctcctccctctccaacACGCTGGCAGTGAACAACAGCGGGCGGTGGTG GGGCATCATCAACGTGGCCTCGTCCACCAACCTGCTGACAGACTCCAAGAACgtgcagctggtgctggaccccagcctgcagctgctgagccgAAAGCAGCGCAAGCTGATCCGGCAGAACCCCGGCATCCTGCACAGCGTCAGCTCTGGCCTCCAGACAGCCATCAAGGAGTGCAAGTGGCAGTTCCGCAACCGCCGCTGGAACTGTCCCACCTCCCAGGGCCCCAACATCTTCGGCAAAATCGTCAACAGGG GCTGCCGGGAGACAGCGTTCATCTTTGCCATCACCAGTGCCGGCGTGACACACTCAGTGGCCCGGTCATGCTCGGAGGGGTCCATCGAGTCCTGCACCTGTGACTACCGGCGTCGTGGCCCTGGGGGGCCTGACTGGCACTGGGGGGGCTGCAGTGACAACATCGACTTCGGTCGCCTCTTTGGGAGGGAGTTTGTAGACTCCAGTGAGAAGGGCCGAGACCTGCGTTTCCTCATGAACCTGCACAACAACGAGGCCGGACGCATG ACGGTCTTCTCGGAGATGCGCCAGGAGTGCAAGTGCCACGGCATGTCAGGCTCCTGCACCGTCCGCACCTGCTGGATGCGGCTGCCCACCTTCCGTGCCGTGGGCGACGTCCTGAAGGATCGCTTTGACGGCGCTTCCCGCGTCATCTACGGCAACAAGGGCAGCAACCGGGCGTCGCGGGTGGAGCTGCATCACTTGGAGCCCGAGAACCCGGCCCACAAGCCGCCGTCGCCCCACGACCTCGTCTACTTCGAGAAATCCCCCAATTTCTGCACCTACAGCGGCAAGACGggcacagcaggcacagctgggaggtTCTGCAACAGCTCGTCGCCGGGGCTGGACGGgtgtgagctgctgtgctgcGGGCGTGGGTACCGCACGCGCACCCAGCGCGTCACCGAGCGCTGCAACTGCACCTTCCATTGGTGCTGTCACGTCAGCTGCCTCAACTGCACCAACACCCAGGTGCTGCACGAGTGCCTGTGA